GCTTTTGCCGTCCGCGGTGGGGCCGACCTTGAGAACCGTACTTCTGTCCGCGGTCCCGGCGAAGAAGGCAAAGACTTCGTCCGTGCCTTTGAGGTCGCGTCCGTTCACCGCCAGCAGGTATTCGCCTTCCTGGACGTTGACTCCCGGCTGGGTGAGCGGAGCGCGCAACTGCGGGTTCCAGTTTTCGCCCTGGTAAATGCGGGCAAAGCGGTAGCGGCCGTTTTCAATCGCGTAGTCCGCTCCCAGCAGCCCGACCTTGCCTTCGTCCGACGGAGGATCGAGCGGCGTGCGGATGTACATGTGACCGATGGTGATTTCGCCCAGCATCTCGCTCAACAAATAACTGAAGTCAATGCGGCTGCCCAGGTTCTCGACGAAAGGCGCGTAATGCTTCTCCGCCGCGGCCAGGTTGAGCCCGTGCAGGTTGGGATCGTAGAGAAAGTCGCGCTCAATGCGCCAGACTTCGTTGTATTCCTGCTTCCATTCCGCGCGCGGGTCCACCAGGACTTCCATCTTTGCCAGGTTGAGCGGCGTATCCGGCTTGCCGGCGGGACCGGGGCCGGCAGCGGGCGCCGTGGCCGAGCCGATGTACCAGTGCCCCGCGGGACCACGGCCCTTGTGATAGAGCAGCTTGTTGCCGTCCGCCGAAACCACGAAGGCGTTCACGCCTTCCAGCGCCTTTTCCGCTTTGCGCGACTTCAGATCAAAGCGCCACAACGTGGTCTGCGCGTCGGGTCCCGGCGTGGAAGGTTGTTCCAGCAGGAAAATCGTTCCCGCCTTGCCCGATAGAAGTTGCCCGTAGTTTCTGGGAGGAATGGGCAGGGCCAAGATGCGCTGGCTGATGTTTTCCACGTCAATCTTGACGACCACTTCTTCTTTGCCCGGCTTGCCTCCTTTGGGCTTGTCTTTATCTTTATCTTTGTCTTTGTCAGCGGCGCCTTCGGCTTCACCTTTTTCGTCAGGCTTGGCGGCGGCTTTGTCGCCCTCGGGTTTGGCTTCGTCGCCACCGGCTTTTTCTTCGTCGCTTTCCGGCGCCAGCGGCGAGGGCAGGTCTTTCCTCAGCACCATCACGTAGGCGCTGCGGGTGACGCGGCGGTCAGCGCTGGAAAGATCAAGCCATCCGGTGGTGGGACCAACATCGGTGCTGGCGGTGAAGAACAGGTATTGGCCTTTCTGGTCGAAGGCGGGGAAGCGGGCATCGCTCAGGCCATCAGTGAGTTGATGAGCTTTGCCTTGTTCCAGCGAGTAAGCAAAGATCGCAAACATGTGGCTGGAGAGCTGCTTGTTGTAAGCGATCCAGCGGCTGTCCGGCGACCACACCGGCGACAACGCGCGCTGCGGCAGATCGTAAGTTGTGCTGTCCACTTTCACCGGCGCGCCTTTGGCCAGGTCCACGTACCACATGGTCAGGCGCTTGTCCGTGAAGGCGATCTTCTTGCTGTCCGGCGACCACACCGGGTTGTAGTAAAACGACGCCGGACTGCCCAGCGGGATCTTGCGCGCTTCTCCCATGCCGTCCGGGCCCTTGATGTGCAGCTGGTACTCGCCCGACTCGTCAGAGAAGTAGGCGATCCATTTGCCGTCCGGCGACCACGAGGGGTCGCGCTCCATCACACCGGGTGTGTTGGTGAGATTGCGGATGTCGCCTTTTTCCGCCGGGGCGGTCAGGATTTCTCCGTGGGCCT
The Terriglobia bacterium genome window above contains:
- a CDS encoding PDZ domain-containing protein, with translation MKKLSLLLSSLLLAVFLVVSAHAAGPLLLQKPTLSKTHIAFSYAGDLWLVARDGGEARLLTSGSGTKGDPVFSPDGSMIAFTGDYDGNVDVYVIPAEGGVPRRLTHHPGVDEVIGWTPDGKQILFRSARSSYSRFNKLFTVKLDGGLPHELPLPMAEAGSYSPDGKHIAYVPTDNTRRLSSIGWKRYRGGKASHIWIANLTDYGIEKVPRETSNDGAPMWVGDKVYFLSDRNGPFSMYSYDLKSKKVETVVAATSDIKSASAGPGAIVYEQFGALSLLDLASGKSKPIAVTVPADLPNVRPHFKKVENEITAADISPSGARAVFEAHGEILTAPAEKGDIRNLTNTPGVMERDPSWSPDGKWIAYFSDESGEYQLHIKGPDGMGEARKIPLGSPASFYYNPVWSPDSKKIAFTDKRLTMWYVDLAKGAPVKVDSTTYDLPQRALSPVWSPDSRWIAYNKQLSSHMFAIFAYSLEQGKAHQLTDGLSDARFPAFDQKGQYLFFTASTDVGPTTGWLDLSSADRRVTRSAYVMVLRKDLPSPLAPESDEEKAGGDEAKPEGDKAAAKPDEKGEAEGAADKDKDKDKDKPKGGKPGKEEVVVKIDVENISQRILALPIPPRNYGQLLSGKAGTIFLLEQPSTPGPDAQTTLWRFDLKSRKAEKALEGVNAFVVSADGNKLLYHKGRGPAGHWYIGSATAPAAGPGPAGKPDTPLNLAKMEVLVDPRAEWKQEYNEVWRIERDFLYDPNLHGLNLAAAEKHYAPFVENLGSRIDFSYLLSEMLGEITIGHMYIRTPLDPPSDEGKVGLLGADYAIENGRYRFARIYQGENWNPQLRAPLTQPGVNVQEGEYLLAVNGRDLKGTDEVFAFFAGTADRSTVLKVGPTADGKSARNVTVVPIENEAGLRNRAWIDGNMKKTHELSGGKLAYVYLPDTGFGGYTSFNRYFFAQIGREGAVIDERFNGGGAAADYVIDYLRRPLANYWLTREGQDFTTPVGSIFGPKAMIINEYAGSGGDALPWYFRDAKIGPLVGTRTWGGLVGIYDYPQLMDGGAVTAPRVAFYNRNGEWDVENHGVAPDVEVEITPKDWMSGHDPQLEKTIALLLESLKKNPLPVGKRPAFPNYHK